In Flavobacteriales bacterium, the DNA window AGAGACCAAGCAAGAGAAATAATCGGCGAAGAAGACTTTATTGAGGTATTTGTAAATGCGTCTTTAGAAATTTGTGAAGCCCGAGATGTAAAAGGTCTGTACAAAAAAGCCAGAAATGGCGAGATTAAAGATTTTACGGGAATCGACTCACTATTTGAGGCACCGGAGAATCCAGGTATTGAGATTAAAACGGATGATCTTACTGTAGAAGAATCAGTAGAAAGA includes these proteins:
- a CDS encoding adenylyl-sulfate kinase, with protein sequence RDQAREIIGEEDFIEVFVNASLEICEARDVKGLYKKARNGEIKDFTGIDSLFEAPENPGIEIKTDDLTVEESVERIIQELKKKIELKK